The following proteins are co-located in the Solea solea chromosome 21, fSolSol10.1, whole genome shotgun sequence genome:
- the LOC131448939 gene encoding protein phosphatase 1 regulatory subunit 3C-B-like isoform X2: MNCRVLHILNPRSKAPPPIMPVDMAMRVCLAGSPPLRSFLDDYDDFCSPSAATLLRPCISSEVSTATETEVETSGSEKKKKSVEFADSRGLALAVVHVFDEAEDDLTAELQFQLAEIEGVTAALNLEDVKDCASDLVLDFTPPAVDYLELRRRLRAQQVCLESCSVHDCRLSGTVQWSCPRPAAGWSSASSTRPRTRPCGTTISGTTTAWCWTKQRQGRKSTSIPTEAPERPRGSSLSGRAGDASMPTPPTGETTAGC, from the exons ATGAACTGCAg AGTTCTCCACATCCTGAACCCTCGCTCcaaggctccgcctcccatcATGCCGGTCGACATGGCAATGAGGGTGTGTCTGGCTGGCTCACCTCCGCTGCGCTCCTTCCTCGACGACTACGACGACTTCTGCTCACCGTCGGCCGCCACGCTGCTGCGACCTTGTATCAGCAGCGAGGTTTCCACGGCGACTGAGACGGAGGTGGAGACAAGCGgctcagagaagaagaagaaaagcgtGGAGTTTGCAGACTCTCGGGGTTTGGCACTCGCAGTCGTCCACGTGTTTGACGAGGCGGAGGACGACCTGACGGCCGAGCTGCAGTTCCAGCTGGCGGAGATAGAGGGCGTCACAGCTGCACTAAACCTGGAGGACGTCAAAG ACTGTGCTTCAGACCTGGTCCTGGACTTCACTCCTCCTGCCGTCGACTACCTGGAGCTGAGGCGGCGTCTGAGGGCGCAGCAGGTCTGTCTGGAGTCCTGTTCGGTCCACGACTGCCGGCTCTCGGGAACCGTGCAG TGGAGCTGCCCGAGACCTGCAGCCGGGTGGAGTTCTGCTTCCAGTACCAGACCAAGGACCAGACCCTGTGGGACAACAATCTCGGGAACAACTACCGCCTGGTgctggacaaaacaaagacaagggAGGAAATCGACATCGATCCCTACGGAAGCCCCAGAACGTCCGCGGGGATCTTCCCTGAGTGGCAGAGCTGGGGACGCGTCCATGCCAACGCCCCCTACTGGTGAGACCACAGCAGGGTGTTAG
- the LOC131448896 gene encoding rho GTPase-activating protein SYDE1: MAEPLLKRTFSRLRSRRKTDPKLSDVPPSSPPSSSSMTSSLAPPLPPHIHITVAKKQQWAKQGAIAPPTSLPFTTRPFDRPSGTSHDALGKTWSQSPEQDQVEACSDRTFTCLTRDVTNMCPPALTTVQQKASSPAGGSTDVVGGAKRSGQRSYLQSLERSSRAWVLSSGKSQASVDVCPHNNGGNIWYNPIPEEEDAGPASGPASSATAAQQREEEVWRRREVTDEGRATNWEGPAESREELWVRAEVQRCECPPEGADPSVRHHVDDITEAPPSDSSPASQKKGGVSGSMIDRLRSPGTVRKLSMKMKKLPELRRKLSLRSSRTHRHRNDEKGGGDNVTSSSANQNVISRYHLDSSAPPARPLRRSCRGRSAVKGGHLSDGDSPEMLPRQQSPPPGTLQETSCDPSSFRLYPGSDPPRCSQRTTGLLTVHLLGLEEMKSCRSEDSKDVFLAIQIDGVTRARTALLNLRSSTLSLNHTFHLELERAQQLRVVVLTPANPQAMGGSQPGCQRLGGPTRNRVCCLGGVSVPPLFKGSRSQQLCVKLEPRGLLYIKLCLQEKWDTQSLSNSSAPANVFGVELHHLVEKEGSAAPVPLLIQKSVTEIELRGLKVVGVYRLCGSAAVKKELRDCFERNSGAVCLSDDLYPDINVITGILKDYLRELPSPLITTTLYQVVRDAMTPPPVTSDPQRTVELLTCLPPPERATLRLLLDHLSLVASFSSFNRMTHQNLAVCFGPVLLTPTHEAWRGGGGVRGGRGGGKGEEMASAVDFKRHIEALHFLLQQWPVPTRHVLDEDSSLPPSPTFTHNPLLQPLQLMLPQNPLGEPVVSRRGRGGLARLDSPPPINRYAGDWSVCGRDLLSGQEADYDEVAGSESDADSDDEEEEQKKEAWPPGGGGALYVDDFLDFDAPFNCRLSLKDFDALIHDLDRELAKHINICL, encoded by the exons atgGCGGAGCCTCTGCTGAAGAGAACTTTCTCCAGACTTCGATCTCGCAGGAAGACGGATCCTAAATTGAGCG atgtccCGCCTTCATCTCCACCCTCTTCATCCTCGATGACGTCGTCGCTCGCCCCTCCCTTACCGCCACACATCCACATCACCGTTGCTAAGAAACAGCAGTGGGCGAAGCAGGGCGCCATAGCTCCGCCCACTTCCCTTCCCTTCACCACCAGACCCTTTGACCGCCCATCAGGGACATCCCATGATGCACTTGGAAAGACATGGAGCCAGAGCCCAGAGCAGGATCAG GTGGAAGCGTGCAGTGATCGGACGTTCACCTGTTTAACGAGGGACGTGACAAACATGTGTCCTCCTGCTTTGACCACGGTGCAGCAGAAAGCCTCCTCACCAGCAGGGGGCTCCACTGACGTGGTAGGCGGGGCTAAGCGCTCGGGGCAGCGCTCGTACCTGCAGAGCCTGGAGCGCAGCAGCCGGGCCTGGGTGCTGTCATCAGGAAAGTCCCAGGCTTCAGTGGACGTTTGTCCTCACAACAACGGAGGTAACATCTGGTACAACCCCATCCCCGAGGAGGAGGACGCCGGCCCCGCCTCCGGCCCCGCCTCCTCCGCCACTGCAGCGCaacaaagggaggaggaggtgtggaggaggagggaggtaaCAGACGAGGGCAGAGCAACAAACTGGGAGGGGCCTGCAGAGTCCAGAGAAGAACTCTGGGTCAGAGCAGAGGTGCAGAGGTGCGAGtgtccaccagagggagctGATCCAAGCGTCAGACACCATGTTGATGACATCACAG aGGCCCCGCCCTCAGACTCAAGTCCAGCCTCCCAAAAGAAAGGGGGCGTGTCGGGCAGTATGATTGACAGGCTGCGTTCCCCCGGTACTGTGAGGAAACTGtcgatgaagatgaagaaactCCCGGAGCTGCGACGCAAACTCAGCCTCCGCTCATCTCGCACTCATCGCCATAGAAATGACGAGAAGGGGGGCGGCGACAATGTGACGTCATCGTCAGCCAACCAGAACGTGATCAGCAGATATCACCTGGATAGCTCCGCCCCTCCCGCCCGACCCCTGCGGCGATCGTGCAGAGGACGTTCAGCGGTCAAAGGAG GTCACCTGAGCGACGGAGACTCTCCTGAGATGCTGCCACGGCAACAAAGTCCTCCGCCCGGGACCCTGCAGGAGACGAGCTGCGACCCGAGCTCGTTCAGGTTGTACCCGGGCTCTGATCCACCGCGGTGCAGCCAGAGGACGACGGGTTTACTCACCGTTCACCTGCTCGGCCTTGAGGAGATGAAGAGCTGCAG gTCAGAGGACAGTAAAGATGTCTTCCTTGCCATCCAGATCGACGGAGTGACACGAGCGAGGACCGCCCTCCTCAACCTGAGAAGCTCCACCCTCTCATTAAACCACACCTTCCACCTGGAGTTGGAGAGAGCGCAGCAGCTGCGCGTGGTCGTCCTCACACCAG ccaATCCACAGGCTATGGGCGGGTCTCAACCAGGGTGTCAGAGGTTAGGTGGTCCAACCAGGAACAGAGTGTGTTGTCTGGGCGGAGTCAGCGTCCCTCCTCTGTTTAAAG gctctCGTAGTCAGCAGTTGTGTGTGAAGCTGGAACCTCGAGGTCTTCTCTACATCAAACTGTGTCTTCAGGAGAAGTGGGACACTCAG TCCCTCAGCAACTCCTCAGCTCCTGCTAACGTGTTCGGCGTGGAACTGCACCACCTGGTGGAGAAAGAAGGTTCTGCAGCTCCTGTTCCTCTGCTCATCCAGAAGAGTGTGACAGAGATCGAACTGAGAGGACTCAAG GTGGTGGGCGTGTACAGACTATGTGGATCCGCGGCGGTGAAGAAGGAGTTGAGAGACTGCTTTGAGAGGAACAGTGGCGCCGTGTGTCTCAGCGATGACCTTTACCCCGACATCAACGTCATCACAG GTATTCTGAAGGATTACCTGCGCGAGCTGCCGTCTCCGCTCATCACCACCACGCTGTACCAGGTGGTCAGAGACGCCATGACTCCACctcctgtgacctctgaccctcagaGGACGGTGGAGCTGCTCACCTGTCTGCCGCCACCAGAGAGG gcgACGCTGAGGCTCTTACTGGACCACCTGAGTCTGGTCGCCTCCTTCAGCTCCTTTAACCGCATGACGCACCAGAACCTCGCCGTCTGCTTCGGCCCGGTGCTGCTCACGCCCACGCACGAGGCGTggcgaggagggggaggagtgaGGGGAGGAAGGGGCGGAGGGAAAGGCGAGGAGATGGCGAGCGCGGTGGATTTTAAACGACACATCGAGGCGCTGCACTTCCTGCTGCAGCAGTGGCCAG tgCCGACACGTCACGTGCTGGATGAAgactcctcccttcctccctcccccacCTTTACCCACAATCCCCTGCTGCAGCCGCTGCAGTTGATGCTGCCACAGAACCCACTGGGGGAGCCAGTGGTGTCACGGCGAGGGCGGGGTGGGCTCGCCAGGCTGGACAGTCCGCCTCCAATCAATCGGTACGCTGGCGACTGGAGCGTGTGTGGGCGTGACCTTCTGTCAGGACAGGAGGCGGACTACGACGAGGTGGCAGGAAGTGAGAGTGACGCAG ACAGCGAtgacgaagaggaggagcagaagaagGAGGCGTGGCCAccaggaggaggcggagctctGTACGTGGACGACTTCCTGGACTTTGACGCTCCGTTTAACTGTCGACTGAGCCTGAAGGACTTTGACGCTCTGATCCACGACCTGGACCGAGAGCTCGCCAAACACATCAACATCTGCCTGTAG
- the LOC131448939 gene encoding protein phosphatase 1 regulatory subunit 3C-B-like isoform X1, whose amino-acid sequence MNCRVLHILNPRSKAPPPIMPVDMAMRVCLAGSPPLRSFLDDYDDFCSPSAATLLRPCISSEVSTATETEVETSGSEKKKKSVEFADSRGLALAVVHVFDEAEDDLTAELQFQLAEIEGVTAALNLEDVKDCASDLVLDFTPPAVDYLELRRRLRAQQVCLESCSVHDCRLSGTVQVRNICFQKSVLVRVTFDAWESFQDVRCQFLNNVYGSTDTDTFSFSVELPETCSRVEFCFQYQTKDQTLWDNNLGNNYRLVLDKTKTREEIDIDPYGSPRTSAGIFPEWQSWGRVHANAPYW is encoded by the exons ATGAACTGCAg AGTTCTCCACATCCTGAACCCTCGCTCcaaggctccgcctcccatcATGCCGGTCGACATGGCAATGAGGGTGTGTCTGGCTGGCTCACCTCCGCTGCGCTCCTTCCTCGACGACTACGACGACTTCTGCTCACCGTCGGCCGCCACGCTGCTGCGACCTTGTATCAGCAGCGAGGTTTCCACGGCGACTGAGACGGAGGTGGAGACAAGCGgctcagagaagaagaagaaaagcgtGGAGTTTGCAGACTCTCGGGGTTTGGCACTCGCAGTCGTCCACGTGTTTGACGAGGCGGAGGACGACCTGACGGCCGAGCTGCAGTTCCAGCTGGCGGAGATAGAGGGCGTCACAGCTGCACTAAACCTGGAGGACGTCAAAG ACTGTGCTTCAGACCTGGTCCTGGACTTCACTCCTCCTGCCGTCGACTACCTGGAGCTGAGGCGGCGTCTGAGGGCGCAGCAGGTCTGTCTGGAGTCCTGTTCGGTCCACGACTGCCGGCTCTCGGGAACCGTGCAGGTGCGAAACATCTGCTTCCAGAAGTCCGTGTTGGTCCGCGTCACCTTTGACGCGTGGGAGTCGTTTCAGGACGTTCGCTGTCAGTTTCTGAACAACGTCTACGGCTCCACTGACACCGACACCTTCTCCTTCTCAGTGGAGCTGCCCGAGACCTGCAGCCGGGTGGAGTTCTGCTTCCAGTACCAGACCAAGGACCAGACCCTGTGGGACAACAATCTCGGGAACAACTACCGCCTGGTgctggacaaaacaaagacaagggAGGAAATCGACATCGATCCCTACGGAAGCCCCAGAACGTCCGCGGGGATCTTCCCTGAGTGGCAGAGCTGGGGACGCGTCCATGCCAACGCCCCCTACTGGTGA